A section of the Gemmatimonadaceae bacterium genome encodes:
- a CDS encoding ABC transporter ATP-binding protein, giving the protein MPEPLVRTRHLSKRHVTDAAPVFALRDVDLEVQPGELLVLMGSSGSGKSTLLYLISGLEQASAGEIHFAGQRIDQMDETALSVLRREGIGFVFQAINLIPHLTLFENVVLPGYLVNGDRDAVDRRATALFDMLGIGALVQRLPAQVSGGEQQRAAIARAMINGPRALLADEPTGALNSAAGRAVLDGFREINARGQTIVMATHDVKSACIADRVLFLRDGQVHGEFQFADRGAAIEDRESLLVAWLGAQGW; this is encoded by the coding sequence ATGCCGGAGCCCCTCGTCCGGACGCGACACCTCTCGAAGCGCCACGTCACCGACGCCGCACCGGTGTTCGCACTGCGCGACGTCGACCTCGAGGTCCAGCCCGGTGAGCTGCTCGTGCTCATGGGCAGCTCCGGTTCAGGCAAGTCGACACTGCTCTACCTGATCTCGGGACTCGAACAGGCCAGCGCAGGCGAGATCCACTTCGCCGGCCAGCGCATCGACCAGATGGACGAGACCGCACTCTCGGTGCTCCGCCGCGAGGGAATCGGCTTCGTGTTCCAGGCCATCAACCTGATTCCGCATCTCACGCTGTTCGAGAACGTCGTGCTGCCCGGATACCTGGTGAACGGTGACCGCGACGCGGTGGATCGGCGAGCCACGGCGCTCTTCGACATGCTCGGCATCGGGGCGCTCGTGCAGCGCCTGCCGGCGCAGGTGTCCGGCGGCGAGCAGCAGCGTGCCGCGATCGCCCGGGCAATGATCAACGGGCCGCGCGCCCTGCTCGCGGATGAACCGACCGGCGCCCTCAACTCCGCAGCCGGCCGCGCGGTGCTCGACGGGTTCCGCGAGATCAACGCCCGTGGCCAGACGATCGTGATGGCCACGCACGACGTCAAGTCCGCCTGCATCGCCGATCGCGTGCTGTTCCTGCGCGACGGGCAGGTGCACGGCGAGTTCCAGTTCGCCGACCGGGGCGCGGCGATCGAGGATCGCGAGTCGCTGCTGGTGGCGTGGCTCGGCGCGCAGGGCTGGTGA
- a CDS encoding ABC transporter permease: MARRAGLVTGMRSLALVAAANLRRRRGQGVLIGTILTLAALMLCTGIGLLREIHTPVRAMLDAQRASQVTMYLDARIHEPDSVRAWWRAQPGVRAVSEAMATMDLSESAFFRGRQLSRFLQLVERPVHRSDQDSIRIIEGRAAAGPGPGEIWLPTGLAEEIGAHAGDTLQLPATDGLVPLVVGAVVVDPLASSAFANPARVWVGAGELPMHFASPLLTRVIVAVRLSRGADVDAAWDRYMRALGGTYSGGLMSERDVVSSYTAPYELLGAVVVAFSALGFLVALLAVQGTITSAVMTDYRIIGILRAQGFRPVDVARAYLLQYLVLALVAIPIGVLAGVVLVRQAVAMLTRTVATPVPFAPVLGMAIVLAVVLLAIVTLVVARATRVAARVRPVDAIRFGASAGQAAPSPGVPLHRLRWASVPLIVAIRSLGQQKRRAAVLALAVVFATLASALAINLDYTFGRMTLHLAAFGFDAADVRVTRAGRRFGMRHEAMMEVLTTRAGVKAVATWNFMDGNFPAGTRGATRNVNGLVIDGDMAGLGYTNVRGRNPAGASEMSIGIRTAEEMGLDVGSTLTVQMLGAPLTLRVVGVFQSMNNTGHGFRVRADAVRRADPLWTPSEYALALVAGTDVDRFIAALEREYGEAVDAKRGDFFIRDQLAQIMTGLRMTNGFLALVFLIAAAVFIVNTTLLTIAEHRRVFGILKTTGMTPGQLRSSIMAAVGVQAVAGVLAALVLWFLLARTVLSGVFGTVGLVTFPLENWALGMAVMAPVIVCCCLASAWWPSRQVLAIDPRTLIVE, encoded by the coding sequence GTGGCTCGGCGCGCAGGGCTGGTGACCGGCATGCGCAGCCTGGCGCTGGTCGCGGCCGCGAACCTGCGGCGCCGCCGGGGGCAGGGTGTGCTGATCGGCACCATCCTGACACTCGCGGCGCTGATGCTCTGCACCGGCATCGGGCTGCTGCGGGAGATCCACACCCCGGTGCGGGCCATGCTCGATGCCCAGCGGGCGTCGCAGGTCACGATGTACCTCGACGCGCGCATTCACGAGCCGGACTCGGTGCGGGCGTGGTGGCGCGCACAGCCCGGCGTGCGCGCCGTCAGCGAGGCGATGGCGACCATGGACCTCTCCGAGAGCGCGTTCTTCCGCGGGCGTCAGCTGAGCCGGTTCCTGCAACTCGTCGAGCGGCCGGTGCACCGGTCGGACCAGGACTCGATCCGGATCATCGAGGGGCGCGCGGCCGCCGGCCCGGGGCCGGGCGAGATCTGGCTGCCGACCGGGCTTGCCGAGGAGATCGGCGCGCACGCGGGCGATACCCTGCAGCTCCCCGCCACCGACGGTCTCGTGCCCCTCGTCGTCGGCGCCGTCGTGGTCGATCCGCTCGCGAGCAGCGCGTTCGCGAATCCGGCGCGCGTCTGGGTGGGGGCCGGCGAACTGCCGATGCACTTCGCCAGCCCGCTGCTCACGCGCGTGATCGTCGCGGTCCGCCTGTCGCGTGGCGCCGACGTCGACGCGGCGTGGGACCGGTACATGCGCGCGCTCGGCGGCACCTACAGCGGCGGCCTGATGTCGGAGCGCGATGTGGTGTCGTCGTACACGGCGCCATACGAGTTGCTTGGCGCGGTGGTGGTCGCCTTCTCGGCGCTCGGCTTCCTGGTGGCGCTGCTGGCCGTGCAGGGGACGATCACCAGCGCCGTGATGACCGACTACCGGATCATCGGCATCCTGCGTGCCCAGGGGTTCCGGCCCGTCGACGTGGCGCGCGCCTACCTGCTGCAGTACCTGGTCCTCGCGCTGGTGGCGATTCCCATCGGCGTCCTGGCGGGCGTGGTGCTCGTGCGCCAGGCGGTGGCAATGCTCACCCGCACCGTGGCAACGCCGGTGCCGTTCGCCCCGGTGCTGGGGATGGCGATCGTGCTCGCGGTGGTGCTCCTCGCGATCGTGACGCTCGTGGTGGCGCGCGCCACGCGTGTTGCGGCGCGCGTGCGGCCGGTGGACGCCATCCGCTTCGGCGCGTCGGCAGGGCAGGCGGCGCCGTCGCCCGGGGTGCCGCTGCACCGGCTGCGCTGGGCCTCGGTGCCGCTGATCGTCGCCATCCGGAGCCTCGGGCAGCAGAAGCGGCGCGCGGCGGTGCTCGCGCTCGCCGTCGTGTTCGCCACGCTGGCCTCCGCGCTGGCGATCAACCTCGACTACACCTTCGGACGCATGACGCTGCATCTCGCGGCGTTCGGCTTCGATGCCGCCGACGTGCGCGTGACGCGTGCCGGCCGGCGCTTCGGCATGCGCCACGAGGCGATGATGGAGGTGCTGACGACGCGGGCCGGCGTGAAGGCCGTGGCGACCTGGAACTTCATGGACGGGAACTTCCCCGCCGGAACGCGCGGTGCGACACGCAACGTGAACGGACTGGTCATCGACGGTGACATGGCGGGCCTGGGCTACACCAACGTGCGCGGCCGCAATCCGGCCGGCGCGAGTGAGATGTCGATCGGCATCCGCACAGCGGAGGAGATGGGGCTCGACGTCGGCAGCACCCTCACGGTGCAGATGCTCGGTGCGCCGCTCACGCTGCGGGTGGTGGGGGTGTTCCAGTCGATGAACAACACCGGCCACGGCTTCCGTGTCCGCGCGGACGCGGTCCGGCGGGCCGACCCGCTCTGGACACCGAGTGAGTACGCGCTGGCGCTGGTCGCGGGCACCGACGTGGACCGCTTCATCGCGGCCCTCGAGCGCGAGTACGGCGAGGCCGTCGACGCGAAGCGCGGTGACTTCTTCATCCGGGACCAGCTGGCGCAGATCATGACGGGATTGCGCATGACGAACGGGTTCCTCGCGCTCGTGTTCCTCATCGCCGCAGCGGTGTTCATCGTGAACACGACGCTGCTCACGATCGCGGAGCACCGACGGGTCTTCGGGATCCTCAAGACCACCGGCATGACCCCCGGGCAGCTGCGATCCTCGATCATGGCCGCGGTGGGTGTGCAGGCGGTGGCGGGCGTCCTGGCCGCGCTGGTGCTCTGGTTCCTGCTGGCGCGCACCGTGCTGTCCGGCGTGTTCGGGACGGTGGGGCTGGTGACGTTCCCGCTCGAAAACTGGGCCCTCGGCATGGCCGTGATGGCGCCGGTGATCGTGTGCTGCTGCCTTGCCAGCGCCTGGTGGCCATCGCGACAGGTGCTCGCGATCGACCCGCGCACGCTGATCGTCGAATGA
- a CDS encoding serine hydrolase: MRPTLTLLAAAQLLLSMPMSAQPLPRGVRDSLDRFLVRHLREIPVPGFSVVVVRGGTVAYSRGFGVEVAGGTRPMTTRSPVAIGSQTKSITAIAMMRLVERGLVRLDAPVVRYLPWFRTADRRGGEITVRMLLHNTSGIPSADKWLYSQDSDEGAMEREVRGLSSVILTRTPGTSFEYANENWSVAGAIIEAVSGMRYSAFLEQEFFHPLGMTRSSTSRARFADIGALWGHHAEPDGVSPAGPRFISGALAAGSELRMSADDMGKYLGMLLRKGATGGTRYLREESVAQLFVPGSITTVTMPEMGVRGGKSGYGMGWVVVSADGRTVINHGGSTVVMSSWTIIDTLTKTAASVLYGGPTLDAYRYPGQLWLVNNLLHITNGEPLSTLGRPTEADPTRNAYELPGALRDRYLGTYLSPDGFRAEVVGAPRGDRLQFRMDAGASRYRADLDFVSPSSAVLRNIAGAAPITFTITPAGVVTGLAGSVPGGVFRRRSAADVARVQERESPGGRVRIQVPRDWTVSFDGNAFTAVRTADPTTRLSGVLAPSRGGMPVALRLSTRSESIGRHEWTRRTWMERTPAGARQRTQLETQVGTDWFRLDADVAPGRLTAALRDVIVPLLSTIELR, translated from the coding sequence ATGAGGCCGACCCTCACGCTGCTGGCGGCCGCCCAGCTGCTGCTCTCGATGCCGATGTCGGCGCAGCCGCTGCCGCGTGGCGTCCGCGACTCGCTCGATCGCTTCCTCGTGCGCCATCTCCGCGAGATCCCCGTGCCCGGGTTCTCCGTCGTCGTGGTCAGGGGCGGCACCGTCGCCTACAGCAGGGGATTCGGGGTCGAGGTCGCCGGCGGCACGCGCCCGATGACCACACGGTCGCCGGTCGCGATCGGATCGCAGACCAAGTCCATCACCGCGATCGCGATGATGCGACTCGTCGAGCGCGGACTGGTCCGGCTCGATGCGCCGGTCGTCCGGTACCTGCCGTGGTTCCGGACCGCGGATCGCCGCGGCGGCGAGATCACGGTGCGCATGCTGCTGCACAACACGTCGGGGATTCCGAGCGCCGACAAGTGGCTGTACAGCCAGGACTCGGACGAAGGGGCGATGGAGCGCGAGGTGCGCGGCCTGTCGTCGGTGATACTCACGCGGACACCGGGAACATCGTTCGAGTACGCGAACGAGAACTGGAGCGTCGCCGGTGCGATCATCGAGGCCGTCTCGGGCATGCGCTATAGCGCCTTCCTCGAACAGGAGTTCTTCCACCCGCTCGGCATGACCCGGTCCAGCACCTCGCGGGCGCGGTTCGCGGACATCGGTGCGCTGTGGGGCCATCATGCGGAGCCCGACGGTGTCAGCCCCGCCGGCCCGCGGTTCATCTCCGGCGCCCTCGCGGCCGGAAGCGAGCTTCGCATGTCGGCGGACGACATGGGGAAGTACCTCGGGATGCTGCTCCGGAAAGGTGCCACGGGCGGCACGCGCTACCTGCGCGAGGAATCGGTGGCGCAACTCTTCGTGCCGGGGAGCATCACCACCGTCACCATGCCGGAGATGGGGGTGCGCGGGGGAAAGTCCGGCTATGGGATGGGGTGGGTGGTCGTGAGCGCGGACGGGCGCACGGTGATCAACCACGGCGGCAGCACCGTCGTGATGAGCTCATGGACGATCATCGACACCCTCACGAAGACCGCCGCAAGCGTGCTGTATGGCGGCCCGACGCTCGATGCGTATCGCTATCCCGGTCAGCTCTGGCTCGTGAACAACCTCCTCCACATCACGAACGGCGAGCCCCTCAGCACGCTCGGACGGCCCACCGAGGCCGATCCGACGCGCAACGCCTACGAGCTGCCGGGTGCACTGCGCGATCGCTACCTCGGCACCTACCTCTCGCCGGACGGCTTTCGCGCCGAAGTCGTGGGTGCGCCGCGGGGCGATCGCCTGCAGTTCCGCATGGATGCCGGCGCCTCTCGCTACCGCGCCGATCTCGACTTCGTGAGTCCGTCGAGTGCGGTGCTGCGCAACATCGCCGGTGCCGCGCCGATCACCTTCACGATCACACCCGCTGGTGTGGTCACCGGCCTCGCCGGCAGTGTGCCCGGGGGCGTGTTCCGCAGGCGCAGCGCCGCCGACGTTGCGCGCGTGCAGGAGCGGGAATCGCCGGGCGGCCGCGTCCGCATCCAGGTGCCGCGTGACTGGACGGTGTCGTTCGACGGGAACGCGTTCACTGCGGTGCGCACAGCCGACCCCACGACACGCCTCAGCGGTGTGCTCGCGCCCAGCCGGGGCGGCATGCCCGTCGCCCTCCGCCTGTCGACACGGTCGGAATCGATCGGACGCCACGAGTGGACGCGCCGGACCTGGATGGAGCGCACACCTGCGGGCGCGCGTCAGCGGACGCAGCTCGAGACGCAGGTGGGCACCGACTGGTTCCGCCTCGACGCCGACGTGGCGCCGGGGCGGCTGACGGCTGCGCTGCGCGATGTCATCGTGCCGCTGCTGTCGACGATCGAACTCCGCTAG
- a CDS encoding DoxX family protein: protein MSLPEHDRHVSSLRRTGALSTPFPFIALPHAIRLLRIGTAGLFLAHAVVRVLRDGSVASFGAYLERTGLPLGVLLVWLVTAFELIGGTLLLLGIRTRVMAAGFTLLLLAGIVIIHRHLGWFVGEHGSGGSEYSVALILALLVLAAADTPPGAASRTQWPSAD from the coding sequence ATGTCACTGCCCGAGCACGACCGGCACGTTTCGTCACTCCGGCGCACCGGAGCGCTGTCCACGCCGTTCCCCTTCATCGCACTCCCGCACGCGATCCGCCTGCTGCGCATCGGTACCGCCGGCCTCTTTCTCGCGCATGCGGTCGTGCGCGTCCTTCGCGATGGCTCGGTGGCCAGCTTCGGCGCCTATCTCGAGCGCACGGGCCTTCCGCTCGGCGTGCTGCTGGTCTGGCTCGTGACGGCCTTCGAACTGATCGGCGGCACGCTGCTGCTGCTCGGGATCCGCACGCGTGTGATGGCGGCCGGCTTCACGCTGCTGCTGCTGGCCGGCATCGTGATCATCCACCGGCACCTCGGCTGGTTCGTCGGGGAGCATGGCAGCGGCGGCAGCGAGTACAGCGTCGCGCTCATCCTGGCACTGCTCGTGCTGGCGGCCGCCGACACGCCGCCCGGAGCGGCGTCACGCACTCAGTGGCCCAGTGCCGACTGA
- a CDS encoding DUF1996 domain-containing protein has translation MSLRSVPDAGLATHRIRVVLGATLSLALFACRSDAALPPGPGGSPGEVSTSTTTISVATASVPLGRTTTISVVPRDAAGARIGPGLTVEIAVSGGTSTGRVGDVTFFTFDSSYRAVYTGTGVGTAATVRATIGGTPLTTTRTLAVQPAPVQQFTFCSTTGAVCEFIGRRDVMLVAASGVTHTQAFYGSVPCAASGYARGFSGAPPAAYTECRIGEEQTVEMPNAMPGMAGLDAAVLQVPLGDAGVPGPLVRAGSVAPSAPQGEGSFRMTCTLAKMDFFDPIVYPGGANLSHLHMFFGNADITPGSTSPSLTTSGAGTCQGGTVNRTGYWVPAVFDVRTSRVIPPDVATIYYKTGYNVDPATIREIPAGLQMIAGDRGNVGKTQVINALDVATWGCLKTSRPVTGAIPDCPVGDMVTLSINFPQCWDGVRLDSPDHKGHMAYPDYRNPPARSTCPPSHPVMLPIITEIFRWPVTTGMTPAYWRLTSDMYPAATRGGYSAHADWMNGWTPEFFRLIVTNCLQPGRDCLVGLLGDGRELY, from the coding sequence ATGTCCCTTCGTTCCGTGCCCGACGCCGGGCTCGCCACGCACAGGATCCGCGTTGTCCTCGGCGCGACGCTTTCGCTGGCCCTGTTCGCGTGCAGGTCCGACGCAGCGCTGCCCCCCGGCCCGGGCGGCTCGCCCGGGGAGGTCTCGACCAGCACGACGACCATCAGCGTGGCGACCGCGAGCGTGCCCCTCGGCCGCACGACCACGATCAGCGTCGTGCCGCGGGATGCCGCCGGCGCGCGGATCGGACCCGGCCTGACGGTGGAGATCGCCGTCAGCGGAGGCACCAGCACCGGCCGGGTGGGTGACGTGACGTTCTTCACCTTCGACTCGAGCTACCGGGCCGTGTACACCGGCACCGGCGTCGGCACGGCCGCCACGGTCCGCGCGACGATCGGCGGCACGCCGCTCACCACCACGCGCACGCTGGCGGTGCAGCCGGCCCCCGTGCAGCAGTTCACCTTCTGCTCCACCACCGGCGCGGTCTGCGAGTTCATCGGCCGCCGCGACGTGATGCTGGTGGCGGCCAGCGGCGTGACGCACACGCAGGCGTTCTACGGCAGCGTCCCGTGCGCCGCGAGCGGCTACGCCCGCGGGTTCAGCGGTGCGCCGCCGGCCGCCTACACGGAGTGCCGCATCGGCGAGGAGCAGACCGTCGAGATGCCGAACGCCATGCCCGGCATGGCCGGCCTCGATGCCGCGGTGCTGCAGGTGCCACTCGGGGATGCCGGCGTGCCGGGCCCGCTGGTGCGAGCCGGCAGCGTCGCGCCCTCGGCGCCGCAGGGCGAGGGCAGTTTCCGCATGACCTGCACGCTCGCGAAGATGGACTTCTTCGACCCGATCGTGTATCCCGGCGGGGCGAACCTGTCGCACCTGCACATGTTCTTCGGCAACGCCGACATCACGCCCGGATCCACGTCGCCGAGCCTCACCACCAGCGGCGCGGGTACCTGCCAGGGTGGGACGGTGAACCGCACCGGCTACTGGGTGCCGGCGGTGTTCGACGTGCGCACCAGCCGGGTGATCCCGCCCGATGTCGCGACCATCTACTACAAGACCGGCTACAATGTCGATCCCGCCACGATCCGCGAGATCCCGGCCGGCCTGCAGATGATCGCCGGCGACCGCGGCAACGTGGGGAAGACGCAGGTGATCAACGCGCTCGACGTGGCCACGTGGGGCTGCCTGAAGACGTCGCGGCCGGTGACCGGGGCGATTCCGGACTGTCCCGTCGGCGACATGGTGACGCTCAGCATCAACTTCCCGCAGTGCTGGGACGGGGTGCGCCTCGACTCGCCCGACCACAAGGGCCACATGGCGTACCCGGACTACCGCAACCCGCCGGCGCGCTCGACCTGCCCGCCGTCGCACCCGGTGATGCTGCCGATCATCACCGAGATTTTCCGCTGGCCGGTCACCACCGGCATGACCCCGGCCTACTGGCGGCTGACGTCGGACATGTATCCCGCCGCGACCCGCGGCGGCTATTCCGCGCACGCCGACTGGATGAACGGGTGGACGCCGGAGTTCTTCCGGCTGATCGTCACCAACTGCCTCCAGCCCGGTCGCGACTGCCTCGTCGGCCTCCTCGGCGACGGCCGCGAGCTGTACTAG
- a CDS encoding M20/M25/M40 family metallo-hydrolase, with product MTLTAASRTLALLACSTALLCAQSATPAARHRAEERAILAELVNVNSSSNTAGVPRLAGLVARRLRAAGFAAADVQLMGPSAELTSLVVRYRGRASGRKPILVMAHMDVVPALASDWSRPPFTFGETDGWYYGRGVDDNKAGLAAIVATFVRWKRAGWVPDRDIIAVLSADEETDGRSIRWLLEHHAPLREAELALNTDAGGVATEQGKAVGVGMQAAEKVYADFHLESTNPGGHSSVPRADNAIYELAAGLSRLGAFSFPARLTEISAGYFRESAASQAPELAALMRRVAAGATDSASVAALSAGNPWFNSVLRTTCVATRLSGGHADNALPQRATALVNCRMLPDEPVDSVMAVLQRVVGPKVKVSRTREVVPSPPSALRPDVMGTMRALSAAFFGGAPVVPEMSTGATDGLFTRNAGIPTYGVSGLASEQGEPSRAHGRDERIGVEAFHVSVAFWEQLVQRMAAAPAPLP from the coding sequence ATGACACTCACCGCCGCGTCCCGCACGCTCGCCCTGCTCGCGTGCTCGACGGCGCTGCTCTGCGCGCAGTCCGCCACGCCCGCTGCCCGCCATCGCGCCGAGGAACGTGCGATCCTCGCGGAACTCGTGAACGTGAATTCGTCGAGCAACACGGCGGGGGTGCCGCGGCTGGCCGGGTTGGTCGCACGACGCCTGCGCGCGGCCGGCTTCGCGGCGGCCGACGTGCAGCTCATGGGGCCAAGCGCCGAGCTCACTTCGCTGGTGGTGCGGTACCGCGGCCGCGCGTCGGGGCGGAAGCCGATCCTGGTCATGGCGCACATGGACGTGGTGCCGGCGCTGGCGAGCGACTGGTCGCGGCCGCCGTTCACCTTCGGCGAGACCGACGGCTGGTACTACGGCCGCGGCGTGGACGACAACAAGGCCGGCCTGGCCGCGATCGTCGCGACCTTCGTGCGCTGGAAGCGCGCGGGCTGGGTGCCCGACCGTGACATCATCGCCGTGCTCAGTGCCGACGAGGAAACGGATGGTCGCTCGATCCGGTGGCTGCTGGAGCACCATGCACCGCTGCGCGAGGCGGAGCTGGCGCTGAACACCGATGCCGGCGGTGTCGCCACCGAACAGGGGAAGGCCGTCGGTGTGGGGATGCAGGCCGCCGAGAAGGTGTATGCGGACTTCCACCTCGAGTCGACGAACCCGGGCGGGCACAGCTCGGTGCCCCGCGCCGACAACGCGATCTACGAACTCGCCGCCGGCCTTTCGCGCCTGGGCGCCTTCAGCTTTCCGGCGCGACTGACGGAGATCTCGGCAGGCTACTTCCGTGAATCGGCGGCGTCACAGGCGCCCGAGCTGGCGGCGCTGATGCGCCGTGTGGCGGCGGGTGCGACCGACTCTGCCAGCGTGGCCGCACTGTCCGCAGGCAACCCGTGGTTCAATTCCGTGCTGCGGACCACGTGTGTGGCCACGCGCCTGTCGGGTGGCCACGCGGACAACGCGCTGCCGCAGCGTGCCACCGCACTCGTGAACTGCCGCATGCTGCCCGATGAGCCGGTGGACTCGGTGATGGCCGTGCTGCAGCGCGTGGTGGGGCCGAAGGTGAAGGTCAGTCGCACCCGCGAGGTCGTGCCATCCCCGCCGTCGGCGCTGCGCCCTGACGTGATGGGCACGATGCGGGCGCTGTCGGCCGCATTCTTCGGCGGCGCACCGGTCGTGCCCGAAATGAGCACCGGGGCCACCGACGGCCTCTTCACGCGGAACGCCGGCATCCCGACCTACGGCGTCTCGGGACTGGCCTCCGAGCAGGGTGAGCCGTCGCGGGCCCACGGTCGCGACGAGCGGATCGGCGTCGAGGCGTTCCACGTCTCGGTGGCCTTCTGGGAGCAGCTCGTGCAGCGCATGGCGGCGGCACCGGCTCCTCTGCCCTGA
- a CDS encoding ROK family protein, whose amino-acid sequence MRILVIDVGGTHIKVAGSWDRVTHRIPSGPTMTAADMVRGVLQLTKDWDFEAISLGYPGPVKDNRPYREPINIAGGWITFDFQKAFGKPVRIINDAAMQALGSYAGGRMLFLGLGTGLGNAIVEDWHVEPLELAHLPYRKGKSYEEYIGDAGLARLGDEKWERHVHKICDLFRAALLCDGIVLGGGNARKLVHLPDAATRGSNENAIQGGVRLWERTAESTPVEFTDAGTAAIAGAPASVAGPAQSAAARRAKSPRTRPASTQSPRKAVKKVAKKAARKAAKKAAKTAAKTAAKKAVRKTVRKAPTKRGAEKKAPAKQAPATAVKQATRRKVPGSPKRRSS is encoded by the coding sequence GTGAGAATCCTCGTCATCGATGTCGGCGGTACCCACATCAAGGTTGCCGGATCGTGGGACCGCGTCACCCATCGCATCCCGTCCGGCCCCACCATGACCGCGGCCGACATGGTGCGCGGGGTCCTGCAGCTCACGAAGGACTGGGATTTCGAGGCCATCTCCCTCGGCTATCCCGGCCCGGTGAAGGACAACCGCCCGTACCGCGAGCCGATCAACATCGCCGGTGGCTGGATCACCTTCGACTTCCAGAAGGCCTTCGGCAAGCCGGTGCGGATCATCAACGACGCCGCCATGCAGGCACTCGGCAGCTACGCCGGCGGCCGCATGCTCTTCCTGGGGCTGGGCACCGGACTCGGGAATGCGATCGTCGAGGACTGGCACGTGGAGCCGCTGGAGCTGGCACACCTGCCGTACCGCAAGGGCAAGAGCTACGAGGAGTACATCGGTGATGCCGGCCTGGCGCGCCTCGGCGACGAGAAGTGGGAGCGGCACGTCCACAAGATCTGCGACCTGTTCCGCGCCGCACTGCTCTGCGATGGCATCGTGCTGGGCGGCGGCAATGCACGCAAGCTCGTGCACCTGCCCGATGCCGCCACCCGCGGCTCGAACGAGAACGCCATCCAGGGTGGCGTGCGACTCTGGGAGCGCACCGCCGAATCGACGCCGGTGGAATTCACCGATGCCGGCACGGCCGCCATTGCCGGCGCGCCGGCGAGTGTGGCCGGACCCGCGCAGTCCGCGGCGGCGCGGCGCGCGAAGTCGCCACGCACCCGGCCGGCATCGACGCAGTCACCGAGGAAGGCGGTGAAGAAAGTGGCGAAGAAAGCGGCAAGGAAAGCAGCGAAGAAAGCGGCGAAGACAGCGGCGAAGACAGCGGCGAAGAAAGCAGTGAGGAAGACGGTGAGGAAGGCGCCCACGAAGAGAGGCGCTGAAAAGAAGGCACCGGCGAAGCAGGCACCGGCCACGGCAGTGAAGCAGGCCACCCGGCGGAAGGTCCCCGGGTCACCCAAGCGACGATCCTCATGA
- a CDS encoding D-tyrosyl-tRNA(Tyr) deacylase, whose product MRVLLQRVSRAEVRVDDRVTGRIGRGYLLLLGLTHADDEGRLAWMAEKVAGLRLFADAEGKMNLALGDVGGAVLVVSQFTLYGDATRGRRPSFIEAARPEVAIPLYERFITLLRAQGLTVETGEFGAMMDVDLVNDGPVTLWLER is encoded by the coding sequence ATGCGAGTCCTCCTCCAGCGAGTCAGCCGCGCCGAAGTCCGGGTGGACGATCGGGTCACGGGTCGGATCGGGCGCGGCTACCTGCTGCTGCTCGGGCTGACCCATGCCGACGACGAGGGGCGGCTGGCCTGGATGGCCGAGAAGGTGGCTGGCCTGCGGCTCTTCGCCGATGCCGAGGGGAAGATGAACCTCGCGCTGGGCGACGTGGGGGGGGCCGTGCTCGTGGTGAGCCAGTTCACGCTGTACGGCGACGCCACCCGGGGCCGCCGGCCCAGCTTCATCGAGGCGGCACGGCCCGAGGTCGCCATCCCGCTCTACGAACGCTTCATCACGCTGCTCCGCGCGCAGGGCCTGACGGTGGAAACCGGCGAGTTCGGCGCAATGATGGACGTGGACCTCGTCAACGACGGTCCCGTCACCCTCTGGCTCGAACGCTGA
- the maf gene encoding septum formation inhibitor Maf, giving the protein MRVILASQSPRRRELLSLVGIDHAVQPADIDETPWPDEAPVPHTERLARAKAAVVAAGAPDALVIAADTIVVVDGAILGKPADIAEARAMLHRLSGRTHEVCTAMAVAHGGRVESEVVRVSVRFRPLDDDTIVRYVNTGEPMDKAGAYGIQGYGATIVEHIEGDYFAVMGLSLVTVVTLAARMGVHYRFGPLQAG; this is encoded by the coding sequence ATGCGCGTGATCCTCGCCTCCCAGTCGCCGCGGCGGCGGGAACTGCTCTCGCTGGTCGGCATCGACCACGCCGTGCAGCCGGCCGACATCGACGAGACGCCGTGGCCCGACGAGGCGCCGGTGCCGCACACCGAGCGCCTGGCCCGCGCCAAGGCGGCGGTCGTCGCTGCCGGTGCCCCGGATGCCCTCGTCATCGCCGCCGACACCATCGTCGTCGTCGATGGCGCGATCCTCGGCAAGCCGGCCGACATCGCGGAGGCGCGGGCCATGCTGCACCGCCTCAGCGGGCGCACGCACGAGGTGTGCACCGCGATGGCCGTCGCACACGGCGGCCGCGTGGAGTCGGAGGTGGTGCGTGTGAGCGTGCGGTTCCGGCCGCTCGACGACGACACGATCGTGCGCTACGTGAACACCGGCGAACCGATGGACAAGGCCGGCGCCTACGGCATCCAGGGCTACGGCGCCACCATCGTCGAGCATATCGAGGGCGACTACTTCGCCGTCATGGGCCTCTCGCTGGTGACCGTGGTGACACTCGCCGCGCGGATGGGCGTGCACTATCGCTTCGGGCCGCTGCAGGCCGGTTGA